One Tolypothrix bouteillei VB521301 DNA window includes the following coding sequences:
- a CDS encoding SDR family NAD(P)-dependent oxidoreductase has protein sequence MPNKRVLITGGAGLVGSHIADLLVKEGTSEIVIVDNFTRGRRENLAWARENGHVVLVEGDIRDRELLDDVMQRVDVVFHQAAIRITQCAEEPRLALEVLADGTFNVLEAAVKAGVKKVVAASSASIYGMAEEFPTTESHHPYNNRTLYGAAKTFNEGLLRSFYDMYGLNYVGLRYFNVYGPRMDIHGVYTEVLIRWMDRIAAGQPPLIFGDGKQTMDFVYIEDIARANILAAKADVTDEVFNVASGVETSLNDLAYSLAKVMGSDLKPEYGPERKVNPVQRRLADVSKAKKLLGFETQVSLEEGLARLVNWWQEQKLTKETSNV, from the coding sequence ATGCCAAATAAACGAGTCTTGATTACAGGTGGAGCAGGTTTGGTTGGATCGCACATAGCCGATCTGCTAGTTAAAGAGGGAACTTCCGAGATCGTTATTGTAGACAACTTTACACGCGGGCGACGCGAGAACTTAGCTTGGGCAAGAGAAAACGGTCACGTAGTTCTTGTTGAAGGTGATATTCGCGATCGCGAACTCTTAGATGACGTCATGCAACGTGTGGATGTCGTCTTTCATCAAGCAGCTATTCGCATCACTCAATGTGCTGAAGAACCGCGTCTGGCGTTGGAAGTACTTGCAGATGGTACTTTTAATGTCTTGGAAGCAGCAGTCAAGGCAGGGGTAAAAAAGGTAGTTGCGGCTTCATCTGCTTCCATTTACGGTATGGCAGAAGAATTTCCGACGACAGAATCCCATCACCCCTATAATAACCGCACCCTCTATGGCGCAGCTAAAACATTTAATGAGGGTTTGTTACGCAGTTTCTATGATATGTACGGTTTGAACTACGTAGGGTTGCGCTACTTCAACGTTTACGGTCCGCGCATGGATATTCACGGTGTATACACTGAAGTTCTGATTCGCTGGATGGATCGCATTGCCGCAGGTCAGCCACCCTTGATTTTTGGGGATGGCAAGCAAACCATGGATTTTGTTTACATTGAAGATATTGCTAGAGCTAACATTTTGGCTGCGAAAGCGGATGTTACAGATGAGGTCTTTAATGTTGCAAGTGGTGTTGAAACTAGTTTAAATGACCTGGCTTATAGTTTGGCTAAAGTGATGGGGTCAGATCTAAAACCAGAATACGGTCCGGAACGTAAAGTGAACCCCGTGCAGCGCCGACTGGCAGATGTTAGTAAAGCCAAAAAATTGCTGGGCTTTGAGACACAAGTGTCTCTGGAAGAAGGATTGGCTCGTTTGGTTAATTGGTGGCAGGAACAAAAGCTGACAAAGGAAACAAGCAATGTCTGA
- a CDS encoding methionyl-tRNA formyltransferase, with protein sequence MANVLLIGMGITTLSALESLASKCHVQAVVRNVSSDSKTDDPVVNFACQAGIPIFSETSTKQIRSLVLKFQPDCVVVSSYNYILPPDLIELSTFVNVHYSPLPHYRGRANVNWAIVNDEPCAAITIHKLSAELDGGNILFQKLIPIRDRDTVADLYHQLNEIQQQHLGETVIKLLQGYQGTEQNSAEATYGCTRLPEDGEINWSAPTRSIDCLIRALVFPFPGAYTYLLGRKLLIWQAEIVKNPPSYVGRISGRVINRAKKEGYVDVLTGDGVLRIYEVQFEGEEKTAAANVIKSVKTTLGLRASELLERIQTLEQEIIRLKENAK encoded by the coding sequence ATGGCTAATGTCCTTTTAATTGGAATGGGTATTACCACTTTAAGTGCTTTAGAATCTTTAGCTTCTAAATGCCACGTTCAAGCGGTAGTCAGAAATGTCAGTTCCGATTCCAAGACAGACGATCCTGTAGTTAACTTTGCTTGCCAAGCAGGTATTCCAATCTTTTCAGAAACTTCCACCAAGCAGATTAGATCGCTAGTATTAAAATTTCAGCCAGATTGTGTGGTGGTTTCATCATATAACTACATTCTGCCACCAGATCTGATTGAATTGTCTACCTTTGTCAATGTTCATTATTCTCCCTTACCGCATTATCGGGGTCGCGCTAATGTTAATTGGGCAATTGTCAATGATGAACCTTGCGCTGCAATTACAATTCACAAGCTCAGTGCTGAACTAGATGGGGGTAATATTCTATTTCAGAAGCTTATTCCCATTCGCGATCGCGATACTGTAGCCGATCTGTATCACCAGTTAAATGAGATTCAGCAACAGCATTTAGGAGAAACGGTTATTAAATTATTGCAAGGTTACCAAGGAACTGAGCAAAATAGTGCCGAAGCTACCTATGGTTGTACTCGCCTTCCTGAAGATGGTGAAATTAATTGGTCTGCACCAACAAGAAGTATAGACTGTCTGATTCGGGCATTAGTCTTTCCCTTCCCTGGGGCTTATACATACTTACTCGGGCGAAAATTGTTAATATGGCAAGCCGAGATAGTTAAGAATCCTCCTTCCTATGTAGGACGCATCTCAGGTCGAGTCATCAACCGAGCTAAAAAAGAAGGTTATGTTGATGTGCTGACAGGTGATGGAGTGCTGAGAATTTATGAAGTTCAATTTGAAGGTGAAGAAAAGACAGCAGCAGCAAACGTCATTAAATCAGTTAAAACAACTTTAGGTCTCAGAGCATCTGAGCTACTAGAACGCATTCAAACTCTGGAACAGGAAATAATCAGGTTAAAAGAAAATGCCAAATAA
- a CDS encoding DegT/DnrJ/EryC1/StrS family aminotransferase has translation MSEKIQNIPIAKPWMGEEEAEAAKRPILSGWVTQGPEVAAFEQEFAAYVGANYACAVSNCTTALHLALLAVGVQPGDEVITVSHSYIATANSVRYCGAVPVFVDIEPQTYNINPLLIESAISERTRAILIVHQMGMPCNLKAILDIARHYELPVIEDAACAIGSEILWDGQWEKIGKPHGDIACFSFHPRKVISTGDGGMITTNNPEWDKLFRLWRQHGMSVPDTVRHGAKQVIFESYPMLGYNYRMTDIQAAVGREQLKRLPEIVERRRYLAQRYQELLADVPGLKLPTEPRWVRSNWQSYCVRLPERCDQVQVMQAMLDAGISTRRGIMCAHRESAYKRENWLCGIDRHNCDCQKGKCQRLTESEQAQERSIILPLFHQMTEQEQNYVVKALKRICEV, from the coding sequence ATGTCTGAGAAAATACAGAATATTCCCATTGCCAAACCGTGGATGGGTGAAGAAGAAGCTGAGGCAGCTAAGCGCCCGATCTTATCCGGTTGGGTGACTCAAGGACCGGAAGTTGCTGCATTTGAGCAGGAGTTTGCAGCATATGTGGGGGCAAATTATGCTTGTGCTGTGTCTAATTGCACCACGGCACTGCACCTCGCACTATTAGCTGTAGGTGTTCAGCCTGGGGACGAGGTGATTACTGTCAGTCATTCGTATATCGCTACTGCTAATAGTGTTCGTTACTGCGGTGCAGTCCCCGTCTTTGTAGATATTGAACCGCAGACATATAACATTAACCCGCTATTAATTGAATCGGCAATTAGCGAGCGCACTCGTGCTATTCTCATTGTTCATCAGATGGGGATGCCTTGTAACTTAAAAGCCATACTGGATATTGCCCGTCATTACGAGTTGCCAGTGATTGAAGATGCTGCTTGTGCGATCGGCAGTGAAATTCTTTGGGATGGACAATGGGAAAAAATTGGCAAACCCCATGGGGATATCGCTTGTTTCTCTTTCCACCCCCGTAAAGTTATTTCCACTGGTGATGGTGGGATGATAACTACAAACAATCCTGAATGGGATAAGCTGTTTCGCCTTTGGCGACAACATGGGATGAGCGTTCCCGATACAGTGCGTCATGGTGCCAAGCAAGTTATTTTCGAGTCTTACCCCATGTTGGGTTACAACTATCGCATGACCGATATCCAAGCCGCAGTGGGGCGCGAACAGCTGAAGCGGTTACCGGAAATTGTGGAACGTCGTCGTTACTTAGCACAGCGATATCAGGAATTGTTGGCAGATGTACCAGGGTTGAAATTACCGACAGAGCCTAGATGGGTGAGAAGTAATTGGCAAAGCTATTGTGTGAGGTTACCGGAGCGATGTGACCAAGTGCAAGTCATGCAGGCAATGTTAGATGCAGGTATTTCAACACGACGTGGAATTATGTGCGCTCATCGCGAAAGTGCTTACAAGAGAGAAAATTGGTTGTGTGGAATCGATCGCCATAACTGTGATTGCCAAAAGGGAAAGTGTCAGCGCTTAACTGAAAGCGAACAAGCTCAAGAGCGTTCTATAATTTTGCCATTGTTCCATCAAATGACTGAGCAAGAGCAAAATTATGTGGTTAAGGCACTAAAACGAATCTGTGAGGTTTGA
- a CDS encoding acyltransferase, with amino-acid sequence MAINHDVKLGENVKIFHSNLVNLYGCTIGNDTKIGAFVEIQKDVEVGSRCKISSHSFLCEGVMLEDEVFIGHGVMFTNDLYPRATNEDGTLKTADDWYVVKTKVKHGASIGSNATILPGVTIGEKAIVGAGAVVTDDVPDYAIVVGVPAKKIGDVRDRCQKLEMIASHLS; translated from the coding sequence ATGGCAATAAATCATGATGTAAAGTTGGGTGAAAATGTTAAGATATTTCACTCTAACCTTGTTAACCTCTACGGTTGCACCATCGGCAATGACACCAAGATAGGAGCTTTTGTAGAAATTCAAAAAGATGTTGAAGTAGGCAGTCGATGTAAAATTTCATCACACAGTTTCTTGTGTGAAGGTGTCATGCTCGAAGATGAAGTTTTCATCGGTCATGGGGTAATGTTTACTAACGACCTTTACCCCCGCGCTACTAATGAGGATGGCACTTTAAAAACAGCTGATGACTGGTATGTAGTTAAAACCAAGGTCAAGCATGGTGCTTCTATAGGAAGTAATGCTACCATTCTTCCTGGAGTCACAATTGGAGAAAAAGCAATTGTTGGAGCAGGGGCTGTTGTTACTGATGATGTTCCTGACTACGCCATTGTTGTAGGAGTACCAGCTAAGAAAATAGGCGATGTTCGCGATCGCTGCCAAAAGTTGGAAATGATAGCCAGTCACTTGAGTTAA
- a CDS encoding DegT/DnrJ/EryC1/StrS family aminotransferase has translation MIPFVDLKAQYTSIKEEINSAVLNVLESTQFILGDEVANLEKEFSGYCGADYGIAVNTGTSALHLALLAAGVGPGDEVITVPFTFVATVAAIYYTGARPVFVDIDPVSYTIDTTQIEQAITERTKAILPVHLYGQPADMEPILEIARRYNLVVIEDAAQAHGAEYKGQRVGSLGDIGCFSFYPGKNLGAYGEGGMVVTSNPEYARTMRMLRDWGQERRYHHVLRGYNYRMDGIQGAILRVKLRYLDKWTEARRTHAALYDQLLASAGVTTPTVMPYSHHVYHVYAIALQQRDTLQQSLQEQGIQTGIHYPIPVHLQEAYSYLEYKPGDFPHSEQVAKEVLSLPMYAELTAAQIHTVADSIKIARGVKV, from the coding sequence ATGATTCCATTTGTCGATTTAAAGGCTCAGTACACCAGTATTAAAGAAGAAATCAATTCTGCTGTTCTCAACGTACTGGAAAGCACTCAATTTATTTTAGGTGATGAGGTAGCCAATTTAGAGAAGGAATTTTCCGGCTACTGCGGGGCTGATTACGGGATTGCTGTCAATACAGGTACGAGTGCATTACACCTCGCACTACTAGCAGCTGGTGTTGGTCCTGGTGACGAAGTCATAACCGTACCTTTCACCTTTGTTGCCACCGTTGCTGCAATTTATTATACTGGTGCCCGACCTGTTTTCGTAGATATTGACCCTGTTTCCTATACAATCGATACTACCCAAATCGAACAAGCAATCACCGAACGCACTAAAGCTATTTTGCCGGTGCATTTGTACGGTCAGCCAGCAGATATGGAGCCCATTCTGGAAATTGCTCGACGTTATAACCTGGTTGTCATAGAAGATGCGGCTCAAGCTCATGGGGCAGAATACAAAGGGCAACGAGTTGGTAGTCTGGGTGATATAGGATGTTTCAGTTTTTATCCCGGTAAGAACTTGGGTGCTTATGGAGAGGGAGGCATGGTTGTCACCAGCAATCCCGAATATGCCCGGACTATGCGAATGCTGCGTGACTGGGGACAAGAACGCAGATATCACCATGTTTTAAGGGGATACAACTATCGCATGGATGGTATCCAAGGAGCTATTTTACGGGTGAAGTTACGCTACTTAGATAAGTGGACTGAAGCACGGAGAACTCACGCAGCGCTATACGACCAATTATTGGCAAGCGCGGGTGTGACAACTCCAACTGTTATGCCCTACAGCCATCACGTTTATCACGTTTATGCGATCGCGTTACAGCAACGCGATACACTGCAACAGAGTTTACAGGAACAAGGCATTCAAACAGGGATTCACTACCCCATTCCAGTACACCTACAAGAAGCTTATTCATACTTAGAATACAAGCCGGGAGATTTTCCTCATTCAGAACAAGTGGCAAAAGAAGTTCTTTCGCTACCAATGTACGCTGAACTGACAGCAGCACAAATTCATACCGTTGCGGATAGTATCAAAATTGCTCGAGGGGTAAAAGTTTAA
- a CDS encoding polysaccharide ABC transporter ATP-binding protein — protein sequence MSDTIISVENLSKKYIISHQEENTSRYRYKALRDVIATGAKTLAKSFLKPSEKKVLNATREEFWALKDVGFEISQGEAIGVIGRNGAGKSTLLKVLSRITEPTNGRITIQGRVASLLEVGTGFHPELTGRENIYLNGSVLGMSKFEIEKKFDEIVAFAEVEKFLDTPVKRYSSGMYVRLAFSVAAHLEPEILIVDEVLAVGDSAFQKKCLGKMGDVATKEGRTVLFVSHSMQAIAQLTKRCILLSKGQVQYDGNTEQAVKLYLAGQKLADEQLAYYEAPLTKTGNHVAWARVHTSEGDGIHCWGKPIIFEFALHVTQPHESLWFSFQVVNAFQQPICIFWFSEPDAPFYREPGTFIFRCEIPKFRLYMGSYTLTTWFSERRSETLLENLREICPFEVSMHSIERQEYPWQSDECLYLEDSIWTTHKSITFSHEKVNKWQ from the coding sequence ATGTCTGACACAATTATTAGCGTAGAAAATCTAAGTAAAAAATATATCATCAGCCACCAGGAAGAAAATACCAGTCGCTACCGTTATAAAGCTCTGCGAGATGTCATTGCTACAGGAGCTAAGACTCTCGCTAAAAGCTTTCTCAAACCTTCTGAGAAAAAAGTACTTAATGCTACTCGTGAAGAGTTTTGGGCATTGAAGGATGTTGGTTTTGAAATTTCACAAGGTGAAGCCATCGGTGTGATTGGACGCAACGGTGCAGGAAAATCAACACTGCTTAAAGTTTTAAGCAGAATTACCGAACCAACAAACGGAAGAATCACTATCCAAGGACGAGTCGCAAGTTTACTGGAAGTTGGTACGGGCTTTCACCCGGAACTCACCGGGCGAGAGAATATCTACCTGAACGGTTCTGTTTTGGGTATGAGCAAATTTGAAATCGAGAAGAAATTTGATGAAATTGTTGCTTTTGCCGAAGTAGAAAAGTTTTTAGACACGCCAGTAAAACGTTATTCGTCTGGGATGTATGTGCGTCTTGCTTTTTCCGTTGCTGCTCATTTAGAGCCTGAAATTTTGATTGTAGATGAAGTCCTAGCGGTGGGAGATTCAGCATTTCAAAAGAAATGTCTTGGAAAAATGGGAGATGTCGCAACAAAAGAAGGGCGGACAGTCTTATTTGTCAGCCATAGCATGCAGGCTATTGCCCAACTGACCAAGCGATGCATACTCCTTTCTAAAGGACAAGTTCAATACGATGGGAATACCGAACAAGCAGTAAAATTATATCTTGCAGGTCAAAAACTTGCTGACGAACAACTAGCTTACTACGAAGCTCCTTTAACAAAAACAGGCAATCATGTAGCTTGGGCGCGAGTACACACTTCTGAAGGAGATGGTATTCACTGCTGGGGAAAACCTATTATCTTTGAGTTTGCCCTACATGTCACTCAACCTCATGAAAGTCTGTGGTTCTCTTTTCAAGTCGTTAATGCTTTTCAACAGCCTATTTGTATTTTCTGGTTTTCCGAACCCGATGCTCCTTTTTATCGAGAGCCAGGAACTTTTATTTTCAGGTGTGAAATACCAAAGTTCCGGCTCTACATGGGTTCATATACCTTAACAACATGGTTTTCCGAACGCCGTAGCGAAACTTTACTTGAGAATCTCAGAGAAATTTGCCCGTTTGAAGTTAGCATGCACAGTATTGAGCGGCAAGAGTATCCATGGCAATCTGATGAGTGCCTTTATTTGGAAGACTCTATTTGGACAACGCACAAATCCATCACATTTAGTCATGAAAAGGTGAATAAATGGCAATAA
- a CDS encoding glycosyltransferase: MDKIEKMTKPKLVFFQWKHKETAKFVQMHIKQHVKCLSEFFEVIVINEDCDYQEICDKYQPDLTLFESGIKYIDSCRISIKNTSAYPEIPKLGFHNGDSWCDCRAGFLSDMEHWGIETFFSICTTTAEHTPEIAENLFVWPNFVDADIFKDYSESKNIPILFSGHIHHLYPWRQQIYKIVSQNYPSLICPHLGYTERLTTRMMYGERYARTINASWFVPTCGTVAKEVVRKHFEIPASKSCLITEKTSALEACGFIDMQNCVFANEHDVLDKLDYLFQNLDELEKITNAGYQLVHSQHTLKQRDQIFQWFNLYKNLKPNQKIVQTNPFKPLIVVENSSEIKNSPIHCNGLDVMLLKQGDEKLWTGQYEEAQTLYLRCLGYIFWIPEPRLRLALCNLYQGKPAKAYEWILPLIKQTLEHYKALDPDPVEWAYLIISLLCQGKLEEAIKCANEFPSLKHPELDRTRWIINVLESTRENENLAYSDPLKYRFSVHQLPHRSFDEWVQQVSIMLHNSQQVDWAKTLDSVLESKIRFFKEPKNGYSYLPSSLTNSQTSIPTTGSKNFLKNLETQPIIEPKYITLSKQLILHFKSIAGDILRFLEKRFGYFLPYRFSEMRNDEFFSTIQRIAGKEDIKTAIIIGASAGEGTTEAFLTGIRENPNHPSTFCINISKPSFVKLEKQYSVISSINFHEISLFSSEDFPGKLNNCINEIKQKYAIDSFDLVLIDASELNFSNELEEVYGAKLFVLDDTSTFQNYKNHHRLLIDPNYTLVAQNPSLRSGYAIFKQVEY; the protein is encoded by the coding sequence ATGGATAAGATAGAGAAGATGACTAAGCCTAAGCTTGTGTTTTTTCAATGGAAACATAAAGAGACAGCTAAGTTCGTCCAAATGCACATCAAACAACACGTCAAGTGTTTATCCGAATTTTTTGAAGTTATTGTTATTAATGAGGATTGTGACTATCAGGAGATTTGTGATAAGTATCAACCAGATTTAACACTTTTTGAAAGTGGTATTAAATATATTGATTCTTGCAGAATTAGTATTAAAAATACTTCGGCATACCCAGAAATACCCAAGCTAGGATTTCATAACGGAGATTCCTGGTGCGATTGCCGTGCAGGTTTTCTCTCTGATATGGAACATTGGGGTATTGAAACCTTCTTTTCCATTTGCACCACTACAGCTGAACATACACCTGAGATTGCTGAAAACTTATTTGTCTGGCCAAATTTTGTTGATGCTGACATATTTAAGGATTACAGTGAATCTAAAAATATACCAATTTTGTTTAGCGGGCACATACATCATTTGTATCCTTGGCGTCAACAAATCTATAAAATTGTTTCCCAGAATTATCCATCGCTCATTTGCCCGCATTTAGGATATACAGAGCGTTTAACAACACGCATGATGTATGGGGAGCGATATGCCCGTACAATAAACGCTTCTTGGTTTGTACCTACTTGTGGTACAGTTGCAAAAGAAGTTGTTCGCAAACATTTTGAAATACCAGCATCTAAATCATGTCTCATTACAGAAAAAACATCAGCTTTGGAAGCCTGTGGCTTTATTGATATGCAAAATTGTGTTTTTGCTAATGAACATGATGTATTAGATAAGCTTGACTATCTATTTCAAAATTTAGATGAGTTAGAAAAAATTACTAATGCTGGGTATCAATTGGTTCATTCTCAACACACTTTAAAACAACGAGATCAAATTTTCCAATGGTTTAATCTATACAAAAATCTTAAACCCAATCAAAAGATTGTTCAGACCAATCCTTTCAAACCGCTTATCGTTGTAGAAAACTCATCAGAAATTAAAAATTCGCCTATCCACTGTAATGGATTAGATGTAATGCTGCTGAAGCAGGGGGATGAAAAACTTTGGACAGGTCAGTATGAAGAAGCACAAACTTTATATCTTCGTTGCCTGGGGTATATATTCTGGATACCCGAACCAAGACTGCGATTAGCACTATGTAATCTTTATCAAGGAAAGCCAGCAAAGGCATACGAGTGGATTCTCCCACTGATTAAACAAACTCTTGAACACTATAAAGCTTTAGATCCTGACCCAGTCGAGTGGGCTTATTTAATTATTTCCCTTCTCTGCCAAGGAAAATTAGAAGAAGCTATAAAGTGTGCTAATGAATTTCCATCACTTAAGCATCCAGAGCTTGACCGTACTCGTTGGATTATTAATGTATTAGAAAGTACGAGAGAGAATGAAAATTTAGCGTATAGCGATCCCTTAAAGTACCGCTTTAGTGTTCATCAACTACCCCACCGAAGTTTTGATGAGTGGGTTCAGCAAGTTTCCATAATGTTGCATAATTCTCAACAAGTTGATTGGGCAAAAACGTTAGACAGTGTGCTAGAGTCAAAAATTAGATTTTTCAAAGAACCAAAAAATGGTTATAGTTATCTTCCCAGCTCGTTAACAAACTCTCAAACCTCTATTCCTACTACTGGCTCAAAAAATTTCCTAAAAAATTTAGAAACTCAACCAATTATAGAACCCAAATATATTACACTTAGCAAACAGTTGATTTTGCACTTCAAGTCAATAGCTGGCGATATATTGCGTTTTTTGGAAAAGAGATTCGGTTATTTTCTGCCTTACCGTTTTTCGGAAATGAGAAATGACGAATTTTTTAGCACCATTCAAAGAATTGCAGGAAAAGAAGATATCAAGACAGCAATTATTATTGGAGCATCTGCTGGAGAGGGAACCACTGAGGCTTTTTTAACAGGCATTCGAGAGAATCCAAATCATCCCTCCACATTCTGTATAAACATTTCAAAACCTAGTTTTGTCAAATTGGAAAAGCAGTATTCTGTTATCTCTTCAATTAATTTTCACGAAATTTCACTTTTCTCATCAGAAGATTTTCCTGGTAAGCTCAATAATTGTATTAATGAAATTAAACAAAAATATGCGATTGATTCTTTTGATTTAGTATTAATAGATGCTTCCGAACTAAATTTTAGTAATGAGTTAGAGGAAGTGTATGGAGCAAAGTTATTCGTGCTTGATGATACTAGTACCTTTCAGAATTACAAGAATCATCACAGACTTCTTATAGATCCAAACTATACTCTAGTCGCTCAGAATCCCTCTCTACGTAGTGGCTATGCTATCTTTAAACAAGTTGAATACTAG
- a CDS encoding Gfo/Idh/MocA family protein, whose amino-acid sequence MESNIKIGVIGYGYWGPNLVRNFAEIPGSQVRMVSDFKPELLAKVQSRYPSIQVTTDCRDMFSDPKIDAVAIATPVSTHFDLALAALQAGKHVLVEKPMTVTSDQAMRLIDEAERRNLVLMVDHTFVYTSAVRKMRELIANKVLGDIYYYDSVRVNLGLFQHDVNVIWDLAVHDLAIMNYVLSSQPYAVSATGMSHVSGGPENIAYLTLFFEGNLIAHIHVNWLAPVKVRRTLIGGTQKMIVYDDLEPSEKVKIYDKGITIKDNSESVYQMLIGYRAGDMWAPHLDMTEAIRVEALHFLDCIRKGERPITDGEVGLQVVRILEAASQSMKRQGRLVELDLARVAA is encoded by the coding sequence ATGGAAAGCAACATCAAGATTGGTGTCATTGGCTATGGCTACTGGGGACCAAATTTAGTAAGAAATTTTGCAGAAATTCCTGGTTCTCAAGTGAGAATGGTCAGTGATTTTAAACCAGAATTGCTGGCGAAGGTACAATCTCGCTATCCCTCTATCCAAGTTACGACGGATTGCCGAGATATGTTTTCTGACCCCAAAATCGATGCTGTTGCGATCGCAACACCAGTCAGTACACATTTTGACCTAGCATTGGCAGCTTTACAAGCAGGCAAGCACGTACTTGTTGAAAAGCCAATGACAGTCACCTCCGATCAAGCCATGAGGCTGATCGACGAAGCAGAACGGCGTAATTTAGTGCTGATGGTGGATCACACCTTTGTGTACACAAGTGCTGTACGCAAAATGAGAGAACTAATCGCCAACAAAGTGTTAGGCGATATTTACTATTACGATTCTGTTCGAGTCAATTTAGGGCTATTTCAGCATGATGTTAATGTCATTTGGGACTTGGCAGTACACGACCTTGCAATTATGAACTATGTACTGTCATCTCAACCATATGCCGTTTCTGCTACGGGTATGAGTCATGTTTCTGGAGGACCGGAAAATATTGCCTACTTGACATTATTCTTTGAAGGTAATTTAATTGCTCATATCCACGTAAACTGGTTAGCACCAGTGAAAGTACGCCGCACGTTAATTGGCGGTACGCAAAAAATGATTGTTTACGATGACTTAGAACCCAGTGAAAAAGTCAAGATTTACGACAAAGGAATTACAATCAAAGACAATTCTGAGAGCGTATACCAGATGCTGATTGGTTATCGCGCTGGAGATATGTGGGCACCGCATTTAGATATGACAGAAGCAATTCGAGTAGAAGCATTGCACTTCCTCGATTGCATTCGCAAAGGCGAACGTCCCATTACAGACGGAGAAGTAGGATTGCAAGTCGTCAGGATTCTTGAAGCGGCTTCACAGTCTATGAAGAGACAAGGTCGATTGGTTGAACTAGATTTAGCGAGGGTAGCAGCATGA
- a CDS encoding ABC transporter permease gives MRHQEIASKPKLVIEAGRTERQYWQDLWRYQELFYFLAWRDILVRYKQTAIGLAWALIRPFLTMVVFTVVFGSLAKLPSQGAPYPILVFAAMLPWQFFANALSESSNSLIVNANLVSKVYFPRLIVPVSAVIVSFVDFMVSGIILLGLMAWYNFVPDWRILTLPLFVAIAFAAAIGAGLWLAALNVEYRDFRYIVPFIVQFGLYISPVGFSSSIVPEKWRLLYSLNPMVGVIDGFRWAILGGESKLYLPGFILSVALVAIVLVTGIWYFRKMERTFADVI, from the coding sequence ATGCGGCATCAAGAGATTGCCTCTAAACCAAAACTAGTGATTGAGGCAGGACGTACCGAGCGCCAGTACTGGCAAGATTTATGGCGCTATCAAGAACTTTTTTATTTTCTTGCTTGGCGCGATATTTTAGTACGCTACAAGCAAACTGCAATTGGTCTTGCTTGGGCACTGATCCGACCATTTTTAACAATGGTTGTGTTCACTGTAGTCTTTGGTAGCTTAGCTAAATTACCTTCTCAAGGTGCGCCATATCCGATTCTGGTGTTTGCTGCTATGTTACCTTGGCAATTTTTTGCCAATGCACTTAGTGAATCCAGCAATAGCTTAATTGTGAATGCCAATCTTGTGTCTAAAGTCTATTTTCCACGTCTGATTGTGCCTGTTAGTGCTGTCATAGTCAGTTTTGTAGACTTCATGGTTTCTGGCATAATTCTGCTTGGCTTAATGGCATGGTACAACTTTGTACCAGATTGGCGAATTTTAACACTGCCTTTGTTCGTCGCGATCGCATTTGCAGCAGCCATAGGAGCGGGATTGTGGCTGGCTGCTTTAAATGTCGAATACCGAGATTTTCGTTACATTGTGCCGTTTATTGTCCAATTTGGTCTTTACATATCGCCTGTGGGTTTTAGTAGCAGTATTGTTCCAGAAAAGTGGCGATTGCTATATTCTTTAAATCCAATGGTCGGTGTGATTGATGGATTTCGTTGGGCAATTTTAGGTGGAGAATCAAAACTGTATTTGCCAGGATTCATTCTATCTGTGGCATTAGTAGCCATAGTACTAGTGACTGGCATTTGGTACTTCCGCAAAATGGAACGGACGTTTGCTGACGTCATTTAA